The Bradyrhizobium barranii subsp. barranii genome segment CGATGGGAGGGAATTCGTCGATCTGGTGATGATCGGCACTGCCGTCGATGCCGGCGCCGACCTCGAGGTGACCTTCGAGCCCGACACGATGACGGTGGCTGTCGTCGAAAAAGGGACGGCGAGCATACGACTGCAATCGCTGCGCATCCGGGACAAAAATGACACCACGTCAGGGCGCAGTTGTCGGGTTTGAGTCTGAATCTCGGCTAAGGACCAGACGCGGTATCTTGGCCCGCTACTCTCTCCAAGCCCTGCACATCGTCGTCCTCCCAGTCCTCCCATTCCACGTTGTTGGTTTCGAGATAGCGGGCGACGGCTACGCCGATTGTCGGGAAGAAGTAATTCTCTCCAAGCTGCGCGAAGAGGCCAAATCTTTTCAGCTTGTCCTTCACGGGATCTTTGAGTTCGGCAAAACAAAACTCTATGCCTTGCGCGTGCAACGATCGGTCCAGTTCGGCAACCACGTCGCAGGCGGTGACGTCTACGCTCGTGACCGGCTCCGCGGCAACAACTAGCCAACGCACGGGTGTTGGCGATGTCGCTACGGCATCCAGGACGCGTTCCCTGAAGAATTCGGCGTTGGCAAAAAACAGAGGTGCATCCCAGCGAAACAGGACCAGCCCGGGGACCCGGCGCGCATCCGGATATCGTGTGATGTCGTGATAGCCTTTGACGCCGTGGGCGCGCCCCAATACGGCGGAGTGTGGGCGCCAACCGTCCCACAGGAACTCGATGATAGCGATTGCGATCGCAAGACCAATTCCTGGAATGACTCCGAGCACTGCTACACCGACAAAGCAGACGATCGCCAGCCAGAATTCCCACCGTTGAATGCGATAGATTCGTTTGAGGTCGGCAACTTCAATCAAGCCAATCGCCGATGCAATGACGACGGCGGCCAATGCGGCGGTGGGTAAATGTTGGAGCAGGCTCGGCGCGACCAGGAGGAGCAACGCGATGGCAAGCGCGCCTACGACGCTGGTGAGTTGAGTGCGGGCACCGGCGGCTTCCGCAACGGGTGTCCGTGAACTACTGCTGCTGATCGGGAAGCCCTGGAAAAATCCCGTCGCCAGATTGGCGGCACCGAGCCCGACCATCTCTTGGTTGGGATCGACCCGAGACCCCAATCGCGCAGCGTAGGCACGTGAAAGTACGCTCGTATCGGCAAACGAAACCATCGCTACTGCACAACCGCCGATCAGCACCGGCACGAGGTCGCTGGAGGTGATCCATGGGACAACGAAACCCGGCAGGCCCTGGGGAAGGGGGCCCAGCACCTTGACGCCGTATTGCGTCCCGAGATCAAGCACCCCGACGACGAGCGTAGCCCCAACGACCGCAATCAGAAGGCCCGGCACCCGCTTGTTGTTCCTGAGAAGCAGGATCACGATCAACGTGGCGAGGCCAATCGCGAACGCGACCCAGTTTATCCGCCCCCCAAGGATCGCGCTGACAATCGCCCACAGGCTTCGCAGTGGCCCCTCGCTCTCGATGGAAAAGCCGAAGAGCTTGGGCAGCTGGCTGATCAATACGGTCAGGGCAATTCCGTTCATATACCCGTAGCGTATCGGCTTCGAGAGAAGCTCGGTGATAAAGCCAAGGCGCGCGACACCTGCCAGGATACAGACCGTCCCTGAGACAATCGCCATCATGCCCGCGAGTGTCACGGCCCGCAGGGGATCGCCCTGAGCCAAGGGAGCGATGACTCCAAGGAGTATTGCCGCCAGCGCCGAGTCCGGGCCAAGGACGAGAATGCGGCTTAGGCCGAACAGCGCGTAGGCGAGCAGCGGCACGATCGTTGCGTACAAACCGTAGATGCCCGGCAGGCCCGATGCAGCTGCATAGGCAATGCCGACCGGGACCAGCATTGTCGCCAGGACGATGCCGGCGAAGATATCGTGCGGAAGCCATGCTGCTTCATATTGACGGAGAGTGTCGAGTCCGGGCAACCAGCGCTTCATTGATGGTTTCTCCCAGCCCGCATTGAGCAAGTTTGCCCCGCATGATGTGTTGGACCGATCAGGCTATTACGCCCGCACCAGGCTGAACAGTGGCCCGGCGCTATGGCCGAAGCAGCACAGCGGGCCATGGGTGCCAGCCGGCACCAAGTCTTCCCTGCGCCCTCTTCACGGACGAGGGGGAAGGACCAAATCCGAACTCGGGCGTTTCATGCCGCGAGAATGGCGTTCGTTCGCGGCTGTTTGAGTGGCCTGTGCCTCCGTTCACAACCCTGTTATTGCGACCTGGTGCGCCCTCCGACTCAACTGGGCGTCTCGCGCTTGTTGTTGTACCCTCGGCGGAGCCACTGCACGGGTCGCGAGGACGAACTGACATGACCATGGTCGTACTCAACCGACGCTATCTCCTCGCCGCCGGCGGCTCGGTCCTGGCGGCCGGGATGTCCGGGCTCCTGTTGGCGGCCCGTGCCGAAGGCCTCGCACCGACCGAGTCGATGTCGGGTGGCGCGAACAATTACCGGAAGGGCGCGGCGATCGTGGACCGGATCGGCAAGGGCGGCTTCTGGATGAGCGGCACCGTACGCCGCGCAGGCGACGGGGCTCCACTTGCCGGGCAGCGCATCCAGATCTGGGCGCACACGACCGAAGGGCAGGAACACGAGCCGCAGAGTCACGGCGCCACGCTCACCGACAAGGACGGCAAGTTCCGGCTCGAGATGCCGCAGATCATTCCCATCTTCGGCCAGCCGCATGGTCACCTCGCCTATGACAGCGGTGAGTTCAAGACCGTCTTTCTGCGGCCGGTGATGCGGAGCGCGAAGGAGACGAGCCTGGAAGCGCACTTCGTCCTGCAGACGGCCTGACCGGGTTGCGAATGAAGGGGTGGAGACTGGCCCGGGTGATCCTGATCTGGGTCGCCCTTGCTTTCGCCATTGGCGTGCCGATCGCCGCGGCAGCGGGAAGCGAGCAGCTCGCATGGCGCGGTCCGCTCTACATCATGGCCGGGTTTGCGGGGATTGTTGCCCTCGGCCTCGTGCTCGTTCAGCCGCTGCTGATCGGCGGATATCTGCCGGGATTCCCGGCCTATCGTGGACGGCGTGCACATCACTGGATCGGCGGCATGCTTGTCGCTGCGATCGTGATCCATGTCGTTGGCCTCTGGATCACCAGTCCGCCCGACATGATCGACGCGCTGACCTTCTCATCGCCGACGCCGTTCTCTCCCTTTGGCGTGACCGCGATGTGGGCCATCTTCGCGGTCGCGCTTTTGGCCGCCCTGCGCCGGCGATTGGGACTGCGACCGCGAACCTGGCGCTTCATTCACATGCCGCTGGCGATCGTCATCGTCGCAGGCAGCGTGGTCCATTGCCTGCTGATCGAGGGGACGATGGAGACGATCTCGAAGGCGGCGCTCTGCGCGCTCGTCCTCGCGGCAACCGTAAAAGTCATGATCGACCTGCAGGTGTGGCGAAAGCGAAGGACCTTGCGCGGCGAGAGCACTGCGCCGCAGTGACATGGCCGCGCGTAGCGCATAGTAGAGCGAAGCGAAACCCATCGCACTTTGTCTGCGCGGAAGCATGATGGGTTTCGCAAGCGCTCTACCCATCCTACGAAACTTTCGCTGACCGCCTTGTTCAAACACGTTCGGCGTCGTCAGCGCCGATCTCCGCTCCGCTTGTCGCAGATAGCAACGGGGCGTATCCTAGTGCGATGGTTGTCAGTGCCCCCGAGCTGAAAGCGTTCCTGCTCGCGACGCCGTTCTTCGGCGGTCTTCCGGACCCGAGCCTCGACCTGCTGATTTCGATGCTGGTCGAGTGCCGCTTTGATGCCGGCGCGACCGTCGTGGCGGAAGGCGAGCCGGGACGCTCGCTGTTCATCGTCAAGTCCGGCCGGCTGGCGGTGAGCAAGCAGGCGAACTCGGGGAGTGTCATCCCGATTTCCGTTCTGGAGGCTGGCGATTTCTTCGGTGAAATGACGCTGATTGAAATGCAGAATCGCTCCGCCACGGTGGTGGCGGAGAGTCCGACGGTGCTGTACGAGCTGACGGCGCAAAAGCTCTACGCCTGCTACAAGGCCGATATCCACGCCTATGTGATCGTCCTGCAGAACATCAATCGCGAGCTATGCCGGCGGCTGCGCCGTGCCGACGATCGCCTCACCGGACACCAGGCGGACGAAGACGAAACCCCCGCGAGATGACTGTGCTTCTCTGCGCCGCCGCAAGTTCGCTCCGCGGCTGACGGTCCCGGATTACGCTCGCGCTCCATCCGGGCCACGCCACTTCGCGTGGGACGTTCAGCCCACCGGTCCCGGGATCCAATCGTCCCCTGAAAGTGGGATCACCCTTACGCCAACAATGACTCCGAGTTCCAGGCTTGGATCGAAATGGCGCATCGTCCGCTCGTTGAGGTCGATGATGCGGCCAGGCCTTAATGGCCCCACGTCATTTATCTTGACGATGACCTTCTTGCCGACGGCCTCGACGAGGGCATATTTCGGCCTCGCGCCAAATTGGACCCCACCAAATTTCCCGCGCAAATTCGTCTTGATGGCAGCCGCCCAGACTGAGGGATCATAGCGCTCGCCGGAGGCTGTGTTCGGACCGCCCTCTTCCTTGCCGGGCTTGAACGGATTGTACATGGATGCGGCGCCAACGATCGCCTCCCCGGAGGTGGCATCGACGACGGCGCTTGAGTGAACTTCACACGCTTCACTTCGATCAACGGGAACAGAAACGGCAAGCGCAACCAGGGCGCCGCAAATTGCGGCGCTCGAGCGGAACAGCATTATAACTCCTGTGATTTTTTCGATCGTCCGGTTCCGACACCGCAAACATGGTCAAGCGAACGCGGAAGCGTTCACGAACTTGCACCAGTGCTTTGCGGATTCGAGCCAACCCCTGGCTACGGAACCGATGTGCGAACCAGAGCGGTCCGCACGCAGTGTTTTAGGTTGTCCCCGTCTAAGACAGAGAATGCGTCAGCAGCATGACCTGATGGAACCTGCGGCGAGTGACAAATGCGATGTCGCCAAAAGCCGACACGCTCGCGCTAATTGATGCGTCGGGCAAAACACCCGCCGCTCGCACAAACCCGTCAATCCTCTGCAGTAAAAATATTCCACTTTACCGAAATTCGGAATTACGGCATTCTCTCCGCCATCCCGACCCGAGAAGAGGGGCGATCGTACGTCGTCACGAACGTGGGCCGGGGTGCGGTGGACGCGGCAGTGCCGGGCACGCGAAGGCAGGACCAGGGCGAGATGAACCTCGTGAGGGCCTTGACTGCGTGCGGAACGGACGGCGCCTGTGTCTGGCGAAGCCCTTGGGCGGAGCTGGATCGCTG includes the following:
- a CDS encoding SulP family inorganic anion transporter; this encodes MKRWLPGLDTLRQYEAAWLPHDIFAGIVLATMLVPVGIAYAAASGLPGIYGLYATIVPLLAYALFGLSRILVLGPDSALAAILLGVIAPLAQGDPLRAVTLAGMMAIVSGTVCILAGVARLGFITELLSKPIRYGYMNGIALTVLISQLPKLFGFSIESEGPLRSLWAIVSAILGGRINWVAFAIGLATLIVILLLRNNKRVPGLLIAVVGATLVVGVLDLGTQYGVKVLGPLPQGLPGFVVPWITSSDLVPVLIGGCAVAMVSFADTSVLSRAYAARLGSRVDPNQEMVGLGAANLATGFFQGFPISSSSSRTPVAEAAGARTQLTSVVGALAIALLLLVAPSLLQHLPTAALAAVVIASAIGLIEVADLKRIYRIQRWEFWLAIVCFVGVAVLGVIPGIGLAIAIAIIEFLWDGWRPHSAVLGRAHGVKGYHDITRYPDARRVPGLVLFRWDAPLFFANAEFFRERVLDAVATSPTPVRWLVVAAEPVTSVDVTACDVVAELDRSLHAQGIEFCFAELKDPVKDKLKRFGLFAQLGENYFFPTIGVAVARYLETNNVEWEDWEDDDVQGLERVAGQDTASGP
- a CDS encoding peptidase associated/transthyretin-like domain-containing protein, with amino-acid sequence MTMVVLNRRYLLAAGGSVLAAGMSGLLLAARAEGLAPTESMSGGANNYRKGAAIVDRIGKGGFWMSGTVRRAGDGAPLAGQRIQIWAHTTEGQEHEPQSHGATLTDKDGKFRLEMPQIIPIFGQPHGHLAYDSGEFKTVFLRPVMRSAKETSLEAHFVLQTA
- a CDS encoding ferric reductase-like transmembrane domain-containing protein; the protein is MKGWRLARVILIWVALAFAIGVPIAAAAGSEQLAWRGPLYIMAGFAGIVALGLVLVQPLLIGGYLPGFPAYRGRRAHHWIGGMLVAAIVIHVVGLWITSPPDMIDALTFSSPTPFSPFGVTAMWAIFAVALLAALRRRLGLRPRTWRFIHMPLAIVIVAGSVVHCLLIEGTMETISKAALCALVLAATVKVMIDLQVWRKRRTLRGESTAPQ
- a CDS encoding cyclic nucleotide-binding domain-containing protein, with protein sequence MVVSAPELKAFLLATPFFGGLPDPSLDLLISMLVECRFDAGATVVAEGEPGRSLFIVKSGRLAVSKQANSGSVIPISVLEAGDFFGEMTLIEMQNRSATVVAESPTVLYELTAQKLYACYKADIHAYVIVLQNINRELCRRLRRADDRLTGHQADEDETPAR
- a CDS encoding septal ring lytic transglycosylase RlpA family protein; amino-acid sequence: MLFRSSAAICGALVALAVSVPVDRSEACEVHSSAVVDATSGEAIVGAASMYNPFKPGKEEGGPNTASGERYDPSVWAAAIKTNLRGKFGGVQFGARPKYALVEAVGKKVIVKINDVGPLRPGRIIDLNERTMRHFDPSLELGVIVGVRVIPLSGDDWIPGPVG